From the Tenacibaculum dicentrarchi genome, the window TCTTTCGAATGCTTATTTCTTCATTCCCGAAGATTTCTTTTGATGGTTTTAATTTAACACCATTAATTTTAACGTGTCCTTTTTTACAGGTATCAGTAGCGATACTTCGGGTTTTAAAAAAGCGGATACACCACAAGTATTTATCAATTCTCATAATAAAAGTTAAAATTTATCTTTTAGTTTTTTACAAAGGTATAAAAATGGTAAATTGCAAGTTAAAATTTCAGAATTAAATGATAAAATTTAAACACCTTTTTTATTTCGCAGTAACTAGTATTTTTCTGTATTCCTGCGGATCAGATAATGGAAGAACTATTGTTCGTTTTGACCATGAGGCGCAAGCAGTAAAAGATAGCGACATCCTTGTTGAATTCTTAAAAACGCATTATTATAAAGATGATGTTGACTCTATAAAGCCTTTAATTAAAGGAAAAACAGCCTTATTTACCGATAGTCGATTAAAAACCGAAACGGTAAATGAATACGATTTAGATTATACCTATTATCATTTCGTAAAAAAACAAGGAATATCAACCAAGAAAAATACTACTGTTGTTGATTCTGTTTTAACAACGTATAGATTAAGTTCATTAGTTGTCTCAGATAAATTAGTAAAAGAACAAGATTTAGAAACACCAACTTGGTTTAATGCACAACAAATTGCTGTTAGAGGCTGGTTGTATGGTTTCACGCATTTTAAAGGAGGCGTCTTAAAAAAACAAGACAACGCTCCTAATTTATACGAGGGTGCTGGTGAAGGTTTTTTCTTAGTTCCTTCAGGATTATCTTATAGAAATGCAGGGGCTTTAGCTAATAAAAATTTACTTTATATGGTTAAATTACATGATATTGTAGAAGATACAGACCATGATTTAGATAATGTGCCTTCTATTAAAGAAGATGTAAACGGTGATGGGAAACCTTGGAATGATGATTCTGATAACGATAGAGTTCCTAATTATTTAGACAATGATGATGACGGAGATGGGAAATTAACTAAAGAGGAGGTTAATAAGCAAGGTGGTGATCCGCTGAGTAATTTTAGCGATGCAACAAGACCTTCTGTACCTGATTTTTTAAATAGATTTATTAGATAATATTTTTTTTAAAAAAAATAAAAAAATCCTGAACAATTTGTTCAGGATTTTTTTTGCTTTAAATTTTATTTAAAACATATAAGAAACACCTACAATAATTTGATTTACACGGGTATCAAATTCAATTTTTGTATTACTTGGACTCGCAGCTGTTTTATTAATTAATTCACTTTGGGTATCTGAAAAAGCTCTTTCCCAACGAACATCAATACCGAACTTCCCTAAATCAACACCTGCACCTAATTGCATTCCTACTGAAAAACCATCAGCTTTTACATCTTTAATTTTATCGGTGTCAAAATCTCCTTCAATAACATATTGAAAAGCAGGCCCTGCAAAAACACGTCCTACACCACCTATTTTTTTACCAATTAATACAGGAACATCAATTTTTCTAAAAGAATACGATGTTTTTATAGGGGAAGATGTAATACTTGGTGTAAAAACAACATCGCTATTTAACTGAGTATACACTAATTCTGGCTGAATAAATAAACCGATAATAGGGATTTTACCTCTTAAAAAGACCCCTGCATGAAAACCTGTTTTACTTTCACCGCCCGAAAGAACATCGTTTTTAACATCTGAAAAAGAATCTGAATTGTAATTAATTCCTCCTTTTATACCGAATTTTGTTTGACCTTGCATTTGTGTAGCTCCTATAAAAAGAAGTGCTCCTAAGATAATTTTTTTCATTGTTTTTAATTTTAAGTAGTTATTATTAATTAATTTTCTGTTTTCTTGATAATAAATAAAGATAAAAAAAGCATCATTTATAAAAAATGATGCTTTTCATGTATTATAAAATGTGTGAAAAAATATTATTTTCTCGAAATCACTTTTTCAACTGCTTGAATGATTGCTTTATCGTTTAAACCGTATTTTTCCATCAATTCATCAGGAGTTGCCGATTCACCAAAACTATCATTAACCGCTACAAATTCTTGTGGAGTAGGTGTGTTGGTTGCTAAACAACGTGCAACGCTTTCACCTAAACCTCCAAATTTATTATGCTCTTCAGCAGTTACAATACATCCTGTTTTTGCTACAGATTTTAAAATAATTTCTTCATCCAACGGTTTAATTGTGTGAATGTTTATTACTTCTGCAGAAATTCCTTTTGCTTCTAATTGCTCGGCAGCCTGTAAAGCTTCCCAAACTAAATGCCCAGTGGCAACAATAGTTACATCAGTTCCTTGGGTCATTTGAATTCCTTTACCAATGATAAAAGGCTCATCAGTCATAAAAACAGGCACTTTTGGACGACCGAAACGTAAATATACAGGTCCTTGGTGTTCTGCAATTGCTAAGGTAGCTGCTTTTGTTTGGCTATAATCACAGGTATTAATTACTGTCATACCAGGTAACATTTTCATTAACCCGATATCTTCTAAAATTTGATGCGTAGCACCGTCTTCACCTAAGGTTAAACCAGCGTGTGAAGCACAAATTTTAACGTTTTTATCAGAATAGGCTACAGATTGACGAATTTGGTCATAAACACGCCCTGTTGAAAAGTTTGCAAATGTTCCTGTAAATGGAATTTTACCACCAATTGTTAAACCAGCTGCAATACCAATCATATTGGCTTCAGCAATCCCTATTTGAAAGAAACGCTCTGGATGATTATTTTTAAAATCGCCCATTTTTAAAGACCCTGTTAAATCGGCACATAAGGCAACTACATTAGGATTTGTTTTTCCTAATTCTGTTAAACCATCACCAAACCCAGATCGGGTATCTTTTTTTTCAGTATAAGTATATTTTTTCATCAGTTGAGTTGTGTTGTTGTAAATACTTGCCAAAAATAATCTTTTAAAAAAAAATAGAACTACAATAGAACTATAAATTTATTAATTCTTTGTAAAGTTTATGAATAGGAAAGCCCATTACGTTAAAATAACTGCCTTCAATTTTTGTAATTGCAACTTTACCAATCCATTCTTGAATGCCGTAAGCACCCGCTTTATCAAAAGGTTGGAAATTTTCTATATAGTAATGAACCTCATCATCAGATAATTTTTTAAAGGTGACATTAGTGGTGTCGTTAAAAATTTTCTTGAAGTTTTTATTTGAAATACAGATAGAAGTAATCACTTGATGTGTATTATCAGATAGGTTTTTAAGCATTTTAAAAGCATCATTATAATCTTTTGGCTTGCCCAACGCTTTATTATTGTGCCAAACAATGGTATCCGAAGTTATTAAAAGATCGGTTTGAGTTAGTTCATCTTTAAAAGGTTCTGCTTTTAAATCAGCTAAAAAATCAGCAATTTCTGTGCCTTTTAAATGCTTCGGATAAACTTCTTCAACTTCTTTTGTTTTAATGATAAAAGGAATGTTTAGGTCTTTAATTAATTGTTGTCTTCTAGGTGATTTTGAAGCTAAAATTACCGTGTATTTTGATAGTTTACTGGCTAACATGTTTTATAAATAAGATTTAAGGTAGTAAGATAAAATAGGGATGCTTAAAAATGTAAGCACAAAACCAATATTTAGTGTTTTTAATAAAAAAATGTAATTAGATGTAGTTGATGCTCGTAGTAAGTAGTAATAAAAAAACAAACTATAAAAAACCGTTAGAGAAAGTATTAATAAGCGTATATAAGTATTTTCAACATATAAGAAAGGGATTAACAAGAAGTTAAAACAAATAAAAACAGTTATGATTAAAGCTGTTTTTTTAGCCCTATTTCGCCCTAATAAAAAAGGTAAAGTTTCATTTTTGCTTTTATTATCATAGTTAATGATATCTATAATAATTCCTCTAACAATATTTGTTAAAAAAAAAGCAATAATATATATTGAAAGAATAATTTGTAAGTTAAAAATTAACTCAAATTGAGTTGCTGAGGTAGTGTTTATAGGCATATCAAACCAACAAACAAATAACATAAAAAAAGACCGTAAAAAAGGTCTTAATATATTACTCATAAATGTTTTTTCAATAATTTTTTTAGAATAGCTAATAATTATTGAAAAGAAAATTAAAAATAAAAAGCTATAACTAGGTTTTTCAATTTTAAAACATAATAATGTACTTAGAAAAAAACCTAAAAGACCAAAACTGACAGCATATATTTTTGAATATGGTAAAAAAATATTATTTGCTTTACCAATTTGTTTTTCATTGTAAAAAATAACTAAATAGCTAGAGGCTATTAGTAATAATAGTGCGCTTGTTAAAATACCTGCATCAAAAAAAGAAAGTATTGTTTCAAAACCATAACCGTATAAAAAACAATACTTAAACAAGAAAAATACAAATGCAAAGTATAAAAGTAATTTCCATCGAATTACCTTAAGCAACGTATTTATCATCATTAGTTTTCTTAGTTAAATTTTAATTGAAATCTTTTTTAATACGTGCTAAGTCTCTCTTATTGTCACGGTCTTTCATGGTCTGGCGTTTATCATGCGTCTTTTTTCCTCTAGCTAAAGCGATATCTAATTTTGCCCATCCATTATTATTGATAAATAATTTTAACGGAACAATGGTATTTCCTTTTGCCTCGACTTCACGAGCTAATTTTTTGAGTTCATTTTTATTCAATAATAAACGACGTTCACTTGTTGTTTTATGATTAAAATGATTTCCAAAGGAATATTCTTCGATATACATATTAACTACAAAAAGCTCTCCTTGTTCATTAAATTCACAAAAACTTTCTGTTATTCGAGCCTTACTAAGTCGTATAGATTTAATTTCAGTACCTGTAAGCTGAATTCCTGCGGTATATTTATCGATTATCTCGTATTCAAAACGAGCCTTTTTATTCTGTATGTTGATTTTTTTTTGCATAATACTGCAAATATAACGATATAATATAATCCATATAATTTTTAAGCTTTTTTTAGCGGA encodes:
- a CDS encoding Maf-like protein, encoding MLASKLSKYTVILASKSPRRQQLIKDLNIPFIIKTKEVEEVYPKHLKGTEIADFLADLKAEPFKDELTQTDLLITSDTIVWHNNKALGKPKDYNDAFKMLKNLSDNTHQVITSICISNKNFKKIFNDTTNVTFKKLSDDEVHYYIENFQPFDKAGAYGIQEWIGKVAITKIEGSYFNVMGFPIHKLYKELINL
- the smpB gene encoding SsrA-binding protein SmpB, whose amino-acid sequence is MQKKINIQNKKARFEYEIIDKYTAGIQLTGTEIKSIRLSKARITESFCEFNEQGELFVVNMYIEEYSFGNHFNHKTTSERRLLLNKNELKKLAREVEAKGNTIVPLKLFINNNGWAKLDIALARGKKTHDKRQTMKDRDNKRDLARIKKDFN
- a CDS encoding peptidylprolyl isomerase — protein: MIKFKHLFYFAVTSIFLYSCGSDNGRTIVRFDHEAQAVKDSDILVEFLKTHYYKDDVDSIKPLIKGKTALFTDSRLKTETVNEYDLDYTYYHFVKKQGISTKKNTTVVDSVLTTYRLSSLVVSDKLVKEQDLETPTWFNAQQIAVRGWLYGFTHFKGGVLKKQDNAPNLYEGAGEGFFLVPSGLSYRNAGALANKNLLYMVKLHDIVEDTDHDLDNVPSIKEDVNGDGKPWNDDSDNDRVPNYLDNDDDGDGKLTKEEVNKQGGDPLSNFSDATRPSVPDFLNRFIR
- a CDS encoding transketolase family protein; the encoded protein is MKKYTYTEKKDTRSGFGDGLTELGKTNPNVVALCADLTGSLKMGDFKNNHPERFFQIGIAEANMIGIAAGLTIGGKIPFTGTFANFSTGRVYDQIRQSVAYSDKNVKICASHAGLTLGEDGATHQILEDIGLMKMLPGMTVINTCDYSQTKAATLAIAEHQGPVYLRFGRPKVPVFMTDEPFIIGKGIQMTQGTDVTIVATGHLVWEALQAAEQLEAKGISAEVINIHTIKPLDEEIILKSVAKTGCIVTAEEHNKFGGLGESVARCLATNTPTPQEFVAVNDSFGESATPDELMEKYGLNDKAIIQAVEKVISRK
- a CDS encoding porin family protein, whose amino-acid sequence is MKKIILGALLFIGATQMQGQTKFGIKGGINYNSDSFSDVKNDVLSGGESKTGFHAGVFLRGKIPIIGLFIQPELVYTQLNSDVVFTPSITSSPIKTSYSFRKIDVPVLIGKKIGGVGRVFAGPAFQYVIEGDFDTDKIKDVKADGFSVGMQLGAGVDLGKFGIDVRWERAFSDTQSELINKTAASPSNTKIEFDTRVNQIIVGVSYMF